From the Comamonas sp. lk genome, the window CAGACCCTCGCCCCCGATTTCCACACCCTCATCGTCGCCGGCTGGGCTGGCCGCGACCGCGAAGCCATCGAGCACCATATCGAGGAGCTGGCCGCCATCGGCATCCCGCGCCCCAGCGCCGTGCCCCTGTACTACCGCATCTCCAGCAACCAGCTGAGCCAAAGCAGCGCACTGCAGGTGCTGGGCCCGGACTCCTCGGGCGAGGTCGAGGTGTTTGTGTTCACCCACGACGGCGAAATGTTCGTAAGCCTGGCCTCAGACCACACGGACCGCAAGCTCGAAGCCTATAGCGTGGCTTTTTCCAAGCAGGCCTGCGTCAAGCCCGTGGCCACCCAGACCTGGCGCTTTGCCGATGTGGCCGGCCACTGGGACGAACTGATCGTGCGCTCATGGATCGAAGAAGAGGGCCG encodes:
- a CDS encoding DUF2848 domain-containing protein; the encoded protein is MHLQFTTPEGQTLAPDFHTLIVAGWAGRDREAIEHHIEELAAIGIPRPSAVPLYYRISSNQLSQSSALQVLGPDSSGEVEVFVFTHDGEMFVSLASDHTDRKLEAYSVAFSKQACVKPVATQTWRFADVAGHWDELIVRSWIEEEGREVLYQEGTLASLRTPQDLIEGYTGGKDLLPEGCGMTCGTVGAIGGIRPATLFAMELYDPRSQRTIRHRYRSELLDIVA